One genomic window of Diospyros lotus cultivar Yz01 chromosome 8, ASM1463336v1, whole genome shotgun sequence includes the following:
- the LOC127808469 gene encoding uncharacterized protein LOC127808469, protein MTAEVANAVAGVPPYANGDLMHQNPSTATAVKKSRESERRRRRRKQKKSSNKASQDPHRDDSDTAAEEDGFNDNHGKENSDPQKAMGQVEVEYVPEKADLDGDFDEEFRKVFEKFSFMESLVSEENDKQDDSAANLASNKKVDSDSDEEEQDPQQKEKGVSNKKKKLQRRMKIAELKQICPRPDVVEVWDATASDPKLLVFLKSYRNTVPVPRHWCQKRKFLQGKRGIEKQPFQLPDFIAATGIEKIRQAYIEKEDSKKLKQKQRERMQPKMGKMDIDYQVLHDAFFKYQTKPKLTTHGDLYFEGKEFEVKLREMKPGMLSHELKEALGMPEGAPPPWLINMQRYGPPPSYPHLKIPGLNAPIPPGASFGYHPGGWGKPPVDEYGRPLYGDVFGVLQLDQPNYEEEPVDKTKHWGDLEEEEEEEEEEVEEEIEEEELEDGIQSVDSLSSTPTGVETPDVIDLRKQQRKEPEKPLYQVLEEKEERIAPGTLLGTSHTYVIGTGTQDKTAAAKRVDLLKGQKSDRVDVTLQPEELEVMDNVLPAKYEEAREEEKMRSQREDFSDMVAENEKKRKRKMQEKEGKSKKKDFKF, encoded by the exons atgacggCCGAAGTAGCGAACGCCGTCGCCGGGGTTCCACCGTACGCCAATGGCGACTTGATGCACCAAAACCCTAGCACCGCCACCGCAGTGAAGAAGTCGCGGGAGAGTGAGAGGCGGCGGAGGAGGCGGAAGCAGAAGAAGAGCAGCAACAAGGCATCTCAGGACCCTCACCGCGACGACAGCGACACCGCGGCCGAAGAAGACGGCTTTAACGATAACCACGGCAAAGAGAACTCCGATCCACAGAAG GCTATGGGTCAAGTTGAAGTTGAGTATGTACCAGAAAAGGCGGACCTAGATGGTGATTTTGATGAGGAATTTAGGAAGGTTTTTGAGAAATTCAGTTTTATGGAGTCACTGGTGTCTGAG GAGAATGATAAACAGGATGATAGTGCTGCCAATTTGGCCTCAAACAAGAAGGTTGATTCAGATTCTGACGAGGAAGAGCAGGACCCACAACAAAAAGAGAAAGGCGtttcaaataaaaagaaaaag CTTCAACGGCGGATGAAAATTGCTGAACTGAAGCAGATATGTCCAAGGCCTGATGTGGTTGAG GTATGGGATGCAACTGCATCCGATCCTAAACTTTTGGTATTTCTGAAATCATATAGAAATACTGTTCCAGTGCCAAGACATTGGTGTCAGAAAAGGAAATTTTTGCAG GGGAAACGAGGCATTGAGAAACAGCCTTTTCAACTTCCTGATTTCATTGCAGCTACAGGGATTGAGAAAATCAGACAG GCTTATATTGAAAAAGAGGATAGTAAGAAACTCAAACAGAAACAACGAGAGAGGATGCAGCCAAAGATGGGGAAGATGGATATTGATTATCAG GTTCTCCATGATGcatttttcaaatatcaaaCTAAGCCTAAGCTGACAACACATGGTGATCTgtattttgaaggaaaagagtTTGAG GTAAAGCTAAGGGAGATGAAGCCTGGGATGCTGTCACATGAACTAAAAGAAGCTCTTGGGATGCCTGAAGGTGCTCCTCCCCCATGGCTCATCAACATGCAG AGATATGGTCCACCCCCTTCTTATCCGCATTTGAAAATTCCTGGGCTGAATGCTCCTATTCCTCCTGGAGCTAGTTTTGGTTATCATCCTGGAGGTTGGGGCAAACCTCCTGTTGATGAA tATGGTCGTCCACTCTATGGTGATGTTTTCGGGGTTCTGCAACTAGATCAGCCCAACTATGAG GAAGAACCAGTTGATAAGACCAAACATTGGGGTGatctggaggaagaagaagaagaggaagaagaggaggtggaAGAGGAGATTGAGGAAGAGGAGTTGGAGGATGGCATTCAATCAGTTGACAGCCTCTCAAG CACTCCTACTGGTGTTGAGACTCCTGATGTTATTGATCTCCGGAAGCAGCAGAGGAAGGAGCCTGAAAAGCCTCTTTACCAA GTACttgaggagaaggaagaaaggattGCACCGGGcaccttgcttggaacatctcaTAC GTATGTCATTGGCACGGGCACACAAGACAAGACAGCAGCTGCCAAAAGG GTTGATTTGCTTAAAGGTCAGAAATCAGATAGAGTTGATGTGACATTGCAGCCAGAAGAGTTGGAAGTAATGGACAATGTTTTGCCTGCGAA GTACGAGGAAGCGAGGGAGGAGGAGAAGATGCGCAGTCAACGAGAGGACTTCAGCGACATGGTCGCAGAG AACGAGAAGAAGAGGAAACGGAAAATGCAGGAAAAGGAGGGGAAATCGAAGAAGAAGGATTTCAAATTCTAG
- the LOC127807294 gene encoding dof zinc finger protein DOF1.7-like, producing MGLSNKQVSGDGVDWGESFLRSGGLELPKPNPARRQTQPQSEPLACPRCGSTNTKFCYYNNYNKTQPRHFCKACKRHWTKGGTLRNVPVGGGRKKKRLKTSSASATTSSAAASNLGNHLQVQQQYRQSLQDDSIGSTGNFSMKIFSGNNENFLGSSLQTPPFIFSSNLSSFENSVNPSSIINIPTSFQSSDAYNFTIAAQPSVDMASYWNQWEDIDTLVSTDQLNMPWDDTEVKPQ from the coding sequence ATGGGTTTGAGTAATAAACAGGTTTCTGGCGATGGGGTTGACTGGGGAGAGAGCTTTCTCCGGTCCGGCGGCTTGGAGCTGCCGAAGCCTAATCCGGCAAGGAGGCAGACGCAGCCGCAATCTGAGCCGTTGGCTTGCCCGAGATGCGGCTCGACAAACACCAAGTTCTGCTACTACAACAACTACAACAAGACTCAGCCTCGCCATTTTTGCAAGGCTTGTAAACGGCACTGGACCAAAGGTGGCACTCTTCGCAACGTTCCTGTCGGCGGCGGCCGCAAGAAGAAGCGCCTGAAAACGTCCAGCGCCAGCGCCACAACCTCCTCCGCCGCTGCCAGCAATCTGGGTAATCATCTTCAAGTTCAGCAGCAGTATCGCCAGAGTCTTCAAGATGACTCCATCGGCAGCACTGGAAATTTCAGTATGAAAATTTTCAGCGGCAATAATGAGAATTTTCTGGGTTCATCTCTTCAAACTCCACCCTTCATCTTCTCATCAAACTTGAGTTCATTTGAGAACAGTGTTAATCCCTCTTCGATCATTAATATTCCTACCAGTTTTCAATCTTCAGATGCCTACAACTTCACCATTGCTGCTCAGCCATCAGTGGACATGGCAAGCTACTGGAACCAGTGGGAAGATATTGACACACTGGTCTCAACTGATCAGCTCAATATGCCTTGGGATGATACTGAGGTTAAACCCCAATGA
- the LOC127807216 gene encoding uncharacterized protein LOC127807216 — protein MASTLLLVVVFVLDLIAFALAVAAEQRRAEGKPHQDAKGGSHCIYDSDIATGLGVGSFLFLLASQLLIMVASRCLCCGNALRPSSSRAKAIALFITCWVTFIIAEVCLLAGSVRNAYHTKYRTNVWSNPPSCKTLRKGVFGSGAAFVVFTGILSELYYVYYSRANAFQANRDTGIRMATYK, from the exons ATGGCTTCAACGCTGCTTTTGGTGGTTGTTTTTGTACTCGATCTCATTGCTTTTGCTCTGGCTGTTGCTGCTGAGCAAAGGAGGGCCGAG GGAAAGCCTCATCAAGATGCAAAAGGTGGCAGCCATTGTATTTATGATTCAGATATTGCTACCGGCTTGGGTGTCGGCTCATTCCTTTTCCTCCTGGCCAGCCAACTCCTTATAATGGTTGCAAGTCGATGCTTGTGCTGCGGGAATGCTTTGAGACCCAGCAGCTCGAGGGCAAAGGCCATCGCACTATTCATCACCTGCTG GGTGACATTTATAATTGCTGAGGTTTGCTTGCTCGCGGGTTCGGTGAGGAATGCCTACCACACCAAATACAGGACTAATGTATGGTCAAATCCTCCTTCTTGCAAAACCTTGAGAAAGGGAGTCTTTGGATCCGGGGCGGCCTTCGTTGTCTTCACCGGCATATTGTCGGAGCTTTACTATGTTTACTACTCCAGAGCCAATGCTTTCCAGGCTAATCGGGACACCGGAATAAGGATGGCAACCTACAAATGA